A single region of the Maniola jurtina chromosome 21, ilManJurt1.1, whole genome shotgun sequence genome encodes:
- the LOC123876496 gene encoding ras-related protein Rab-30 — MEDYKFLFKVVLVGNAGVGKTCLVRRFTQGLFPPGQGATIGVDFMIKTVEVDGEKVKLQIWDTAGQERFRSITQSYYRSAHALILVYDISCQPTFDCLPDWLREIEEYANNKVLRILVGNKTDREDREIPRHIGEDFAQRHGMYFLETSAKEAENVERLFMEIAVELMEQAKCKELPKYDGSLGPINGKSSSVGDSSCCLRS, encoded by the exons ATGGAGGATTATAAGTTTCTGTTCAAAGTTGTGTTGGTCGGGAACGCGGGCGTCGGGAAGACGTGTCTCGTGAGGAGGTTCACGCAAGGCCTGTTCCCGCCCGGCCAGGGGGCCACGATCGGCGTCGACTTCATGATCAAGACCGTGGAGGTAGATGGAGAGAAAGTGAAG TTGCAAATATGGGACACGGCGGGCCAGGAAAGGTTCAGATCTATAACTCAGAGCTACTACAGATCGGCACACGCTCTTATCCTAGTGTACGACATATCTTGCCAGCCGACGTTCGACTGCTTGCCTGATTGGTTGCGAGAAATAGAGGAGTATGCTAATAATAAggttttaagaatattagtgg GTAATAAAACGGACAGAGAAGACAGGGAGATCCCCCGACACATAGGCGAGGACTTTGCACAGAGGCATGGGATGTACTTTTTGGAGACTTCGGCAAAGGAAGCTGAGAATGTTGAACGACTGTTTATGGAGATAGCTGTAGAATTAATGGAG CAAGCAAAATGCAAGGAGCTGCCCAAGTATGACGGAAGCCTGGGCCCCATCAATGGCAAGTCTTCATCCGTGGGCGACAGCTCTTGCTGTCTCCGCTCCTAG
- the LOC123876515 gene encoding DNA polymerase subunit gamma-1, mitochondrial produces MRKINKMLKNAQKMCILCRRCYSDVLPTSEIKVIKQEKYINDKNQALSISNLQGVKIEESANSKEFRVNDVNIQMISKNIYDQLFKDPALKVSPDVIKSCQDDLQRHGIDFRSISHTPDVQLKLPQLEGKDILEHFYNIGSKQSAPYKELLTVLSTCMLPALPEKWLNHKGWTRYTANRTESVAYPPDDALILDVEVLMTAGKRPTLACAVSPDAWYGWVSEPLANEEQHQKFDNVRYEDLIPLETDGSEQFLSEMPQLSRPRVVVGHNVAYDRAKIKEQYWLNKTGVRFMDTMSMHTCVSGVTSYQRTVLKAKNKEPHPSDDDWMEISSLNSLTDVHKLYCGAAIDKESRDVFVEGSLEDVRGDFQRLMKYCAADVIATHNVLRELLPLFLQRFPHPVTLAGMLELGSAYLPVNSNWQQYIDSAETVFEDLKLESRQILSAKADETCRLMENQAYKDDLWMWDQDWSTQTLKLKKNIAKSKKNEKCDANKDCNENHAAKSKETNRNFSILSEEYIESLKIQVDLDQDVEELSEKLEYLYVLGKSLPVKRPYLAGYPAWYRKLCTKPSKDPDWTPGANNVTTSMQITPKLLRLSWEGYPLHYLQTEGWGFLVPYSRTQDDTNDEPAVPLHKLLQTCPLLSCKENEFEADIHMLPNTVEEDLGRRAYYARKTRDEQAAANQYHGLGVWCGVQIQGCCHFLRLPHKDGPKYKVGNPLAKDFLNMFSQNVLSARGDDAEKVLSFGRMMSYWRNNRERVMGQQVVWLPRRLLPEQLRRSARRYGAIVPQVVVCGTLTRRASEPTWMTASNAHAERIGSELRAMVQAPPGYKFVGADVDSQELWIAALLGDSGIGLCGGSAFGWAVLAGDKRRGTDLHSLTARAADINRDHAKVINYARIYGAGQNFAERLLKQFNPTMTISEAKSKAAKMFSTTKGRRVYRLKTKYMEGFMDEELGDQPLEMSGYQAMRLAKLSGKRLEEMFERGAWLGGTESHMFNKLEEIADSESPATAFLSGRLSRALEQAGGRWGGTRLNWAVQSAAADFLHLMLVSMAELAPRARFCLSFHDEVRYLVGDEHKYETALALQITNLFTRAFCSQRVGIHDLPMSVAFFTSVEVDRALRKEATLSCATPSNPHGLEKGYGIPSGESLTIFDVLDKCHANKSS; encoded by the exons TAAAAG TTGTCAAGATGACCTCCAAAGGCATGGTATAGACTTCAGGAGCATCTCCCACACACCAGATGTGCAGTTGAAGCTGCCGCAGTTGGAGGGAAAGGATATTCTGGAGCATTTCTACAATATAGGCAGTAAGCAAAGTGCTCCATATAAAGAGCTTCTGACGGTGCTGTCCACATGTATGCTTCCTGCTTTACCGGAG AAATGGTTGAATCACAAAGGCTGGACCAGGTACACAGCAAACAGAACTGAGTCGGTGGCGTATCCCCCTGATGATGCCCTGATCCTTGACGTGGAAGTGTTGATGACGGCTGGCAAAAGACCTACCTTGGCCTGTGCTGTGTCTCCAGATGCTTG GTACGGCTGGGTCAGTGAACCCTTAGCGAATGAGGAGCAACACCAGAAGTTCGACAACGTGAGGTACGAGGACCTGATACCTCTGGAGACGGACGGCTCGGAGCAGTTCCTGTCGGAGATGCCTCAGCTGAGCCGGCCGCGGGTGGTGGTGGGGCACAACGTGGCCTACGACAGGGCCAAGATCAAGGAACAGTACTGGTTGAACAAGACAG GGGTGCGCTTCATGGACACGATGTCGATGCACACTTGCGTGAGCGGCGTCACCAGCTACCAGCGCACCGTGCTCAAGGCCAAGAACAAGGAGCCACACCCTTCTGATGACGACTGGATGGAGATCAGCTCGCTGAACAGCTTGACCGAT GTCCACAAGCTGTACTGCGGCGCGGCGATAGACAAGGAGAGCCGCGACGTGTTCGTCGAGGGCTCCCTCGAGGACGTGCGCGGCGACTTCCAGCGCCTCATGAAGTACTGCGCCGCTGACGTCATCGCCACGCACAACGTGCTGCGCGAGCTGCTGCCGCTGTTCCTGCAGCGGTTCCCGCACCCCGTCACGCTGGCCGGCATGCTGGAGCTGG GCTCAGCCTACCTCCCAGTGAACTCAAATTGGCAGCAGTACATAGACTCAGCAGAAACAGTTTTCGAAGACCTCAAGCTAGAATCGCGACAGATCCTGTCGGCCAAAGCGGACGAGACGTGTCGCCTCATGGAGAACCAAGCGTACAAAGACGACCTCTGGATGTGGGACCAGGATTGGTCGACCCAGACgttaaaactgaaaaaaaatatcgCCAAGAGTAAAAAGAACGAAAAATGTGATGCTAACAAAGACTGTAATGAAAATCATGCTGCAAAATCAAAAGAGACTAATCGGAATTTCAGCATTCTAAGCGAAGAATATATCGAAAGTTTAAAGATACAGGTAGACTTAGATCAAGATGTGGAGGAGTTGAGTGAAAAGTTGGAGTATTTGTATGTGTTGGGCAAGTCGCTGCCGGTGAAAAGGCCGTACTTGGCGGGCTACCCCGCGTGGTATAGGAAACTGTGTACGAAGCCCAGCAAGGATCCCGATTGGACGCCGGGCGCTAACAATGTTACGACCAGTATGCAG ATAACTCCTAAACTGCTGCGGCTCTCCTGGGAGGGCTACCCCCTCCACTACCTGCAGACGGAAGGGTGGGGGTTCCTGGTGCCGTACAGCAGGACGCAAGACGACACGAACGATGAGCCTGCAGTGCCTTTGCACAAACTGCTGCAGACCTGCCCTTTGCTGAGCTGCAAGGAGAATGAGTTTGAGGCGGATATACACATGCTGCCTAACACTGTGGAG GAGGACTTGGGACGGCGAGCGTACTACGCGCGCAAGACGCGGGACGAGCAGGCGGCGGCCAACCAGTACCACGGGCTCGGAGTGTGGTGCGGTGTGCAGATACAGG GTTGTTGTCACTTCCTGCGGCTGCCGCACAAGGACGGGCCCAAGTACAAGGTGGGCAACCCGCTGGCGAAGGACTTCCTCAACATGTTCAGCCAGAACGTGCTCTCCGCGCGCGGCGACGACGCTGAGAAG GTGCTGTCGTTCGGGCGCATGATGTCGTACTGGCGCAACAACCGCGAGCGCGTCATGGGGCAGCAGGTGGTGTGGCTGCCGCGCCGCCTGCTGCCGGAGCAGCTGAGGCGCTCGGCGCGACGCTACGGCGCCATCGTGCCGCAGGTCGTGGTGTGCGGGACTCTCACTAGACG AGCGTCGGAGCCGACGTGGATGACCGCAAGCAACGCGCACGCGGAGCGCATCGGCTCGGAGCTGCGCGCTATGGTGCAGGCGCCGCCGGGGTACAAGTTCGTAGGCGCCGACGTTGACTCGCAG GAGCTCTGGATAGCAGCGCTGTTGGGAGACAGTGGTATCGGGCTGTGCGGGGGCAGCGCCTTCGGCTGGGCAGTGCTGGCCGGGGACAAGCGCCGCGGCACCGACCTGCACTCGCTCACCGCTAGAGCCGCCGACATCAACAGAGACCACGCTAAGGTCATCAACTACGCCAGGATATACG GTGCCGGTCAAAACTTCGCCGAGCGTCTGCTGAAGCAGTTCAACCCGACCATGACCATATCCGAGGCCAAGAGCAAAGCCGCCAAGATGTTCAGCACCACCAAGGGCAGGCGAGTGTATCGCCTCAAGACCAAGTACATGGAAGGATTCATGGACGAGGAGTTGGGAGACCAG CCTCTGGAGATGTCGGGCTACCAAGCGATGCGCCTCGCCAAGCTGAGCGGAAAGAGGCTGGAGGAGATGTTCGAGCGCGGGGCGTGGCTCGGAGGGACGGAGTCGCACATGTTCAACAAACTGGAGGAGATCGCAG ATTCAGAGTCGCCCGCGACGGCGTTCCTGTCGGGCCGGCTGTCGCGCGCGCTGGAGCAGGCGGGCGGGCGCTGGGGCGGCACGAGACTCAACTGGGCCGTGCAGAGTGCCGCCGCCGACTTTCTGCACCTCATGCTCGTCAGTATGGCCGAGCTCGCTCCTAGGGCGAG ATTTTGCCTGAGCTTTCACGACGAGGTGAGATACCTGGTGGGCGACGAGCACAAGTATGAAACTGCACTCGCCTTGCAGATCACCAACCTGTTCACGCGAGCCTTCTGTTCACAGAG GGTGGGGATACACGATCTGCCGATGTCGGTGGCGTTCTTCACGTCGGTGGAGGTGGACCGGGCGCTGCGCAAGGAGGCCACGCTGAGCTGCGCCACGCCCTCCAACCCGCACGGCCTGGAGAAGGGCTACGGGATACCCAGCGGGGAGTCGCTGACGATATTTGATGTCCTGGACAAATGTCATGCCAATAAATCATCTTAA
- the LOC123876498 gene encoding probable RNA-binding protein EIF1AD: protein MSKVTRRKHVMNEAYWDDYEMPKENQSIVKVLRSRGNNLHEITTPSGEEYLVSMPTKFRKNIWVKRGDYILVEPIEEGDKVKAEIVKIMNKDSIKYYKENNIWPKEFDDSKKDIDENSDDLFVNTNRAHMKTYNSETDSSDSDSGSDGESDDNK from the exons atgtcAAAAGTTACAAGGAGGAAACATGTAATGAACGAAGCTTATTGGGACGACTACGAAATGCCGAAAGAAAATCAAAGTATTGTTAAAGTTTTGAGGAGTAGAGGGAATAATCTTCACGAG ATTACAACGCCGAGTGGAGAGGAATATCTAGTATCAATGCCAACAAAGTTTCGCAAGAACATATGGGTGAAACGTGGCGACTACATCTTAGTAGAACCTATTGAAGAGGGTGACAAGGTCAAAGCagaaattgtcaaaataatgaaCAAAGACTCAATAAAGTACTATAAAGAGAACAACATATGGCCTAAAGAGTTTGACGACAGTAAAAAAGACATTGATGAAAATAGTGATGATTTGTTTGTGAACACTAATAGGGCTCATATGAAAACATATAACAGTGAAACAGACTCTAGTGATAGTGACAGTGGTAGTGATGGTgaaagtgatgataataaatga
- the LOC123876495 gene encoding speckle-type POZ protein-like yields MSNMNYTTRTEGQTKINTLIWTVPNFINLLENKSTREFRTEKPKDAAAETIDSRFQLKMQFLGRDNDIIEMYYLSPNPVFLKSILTICLKRFEERSIVIKEYHTVQGNKWQYLATLFKRDIASYDGRDTFLLSDGSLRLKFQFMVTNDIKVDRANIPETQLSHDFENLLTNGLFSDVTMKSAEGNEYKVHKAVLASRSVVLKAHFEHNTIECQTNVVESPLEADVLIEVLTFIYSDKAPRVDEIPERLLAAADYYQLSRLKSLCEEALHKRLTVENAIETLQLADLHSAKILKQLTLEFIKDGQARLITKTEGWAKVKSVELIKTIYEYIMADDLEADIK; encoded by the coding sequence ATGTCTAACATGAACTACACGACCCGTACTGAAGGCCAAACGAAGATCAACACATTGATATGGACCGTGCCCAACTTCATCAATCTACTCGAAAACAAATCTACGAGAGAGTTTCGGACGGAGAAACCTAAAGATGCTGCCGCGGAGACGATCGATTCCAGGTTTCAGTTAAAGATGCAGTTCTTGGGCCGAGACAACGATATTATCGAAATGTATTACTTGTCGCCGAATCCCGTGTTCCTGAAATCAATACTCACAATATGTCTGAAACGTTTCGAGGAGCGGTCCATAGTTATAAAAGAGTATCACACAGTGCAAGGAAACAAGTGGCAGTACTTGGCTACGCTGTTCAAACGCGACATCGCGAGCTACGACGGGCGCGACACGTTCCTTCTGAGCGACGGCAGTTTGCGGCTCAAGTTCCAGTTCATGGTCACCAACGACATCAAAGTGGACCGCGCGAACATTCCCGAGACCCAGCTAAGCCACGACTTTGAGAACCTCCTCACCAATGGCTTGTTTTCTGATGTGACAATGAAATCTGCCGAAGGAAACGAGTACAAAGTACACAAGGCCGTACTAGCTAGTCGTAGTGTGGTACTGAAAGCTCATTTCGAGCACAACACTATAGAATGCCAGACAAATGTAGTGGAATCTCCACTCGAGGCTGACGTTCTCATAGAGGTATTGACTTTTATTTATAGTGACAAAGCTCCGAGAGTGGATGAAATTCCTGAGAGACTATTGGCCGCTGCGGATTACTACCAATTGAGTAGACTTAAAAGCTTGTGCGAGGAAGCCTTGCACAAAAGACTGACAGTGGAGAACGCTATAGAGACTCTGCAACTAGCCGACTTACACTCAGCCAAGATTCTCAAACAATTGacactggaattcatcaaaGATGGCCAAGCCAGACTGATCACTAAAACGGAGGGGTGGGCTAAAGTCAAGTCTGTGGAGCTGATCAAAACAATCTATGAGTACATCATGGCTGATGACCTGGAAGCAGACATCAAATAG